TTATTTAATGCTTCCTTATCCTGCTGATCTATAGATTCTACAATATAAATATTGTTTATTTTACCATCTGTTAGTTTCATTGTAACCCTCCAAAATGAAGTATTAAATTAAGGATGATACCTGTAACAAAGGCAAAAGGTATAACAAAAATGAAGATCAATATAGCATCCTTAAAACCTCTCTCCTTTATCATTACTGAAAACTGAGCTACACATGGAACAAATAATGTCAAAATCACTACTGCAACAACTGTTTGAACAGGTGTTAACATATGTTGGATATCAAAAAGCCCCGCTGCGCCAAAATCCCTTCTAAAAAATCCATAAAGAAATATCTCACCCATTTTTTCAGGTAAACCAGCCCATTTTGCTGGGAATGAGAGCAGGTATGTTAAAAGATCAAATATTTTTGTAACCTTTCCGACCCAGATTAGAGCGCTAATATAAATAAATATAGGTATCACTTCGAATGCATACCATTTAAGCCTACTAAAAGTTTTTAGAAATACGTTGCCGATAATTGGCATCCTTAAAGGGGGGATCTCCATAAAAAAGGTAGCTGGAGAACCTTTTACTATTTTATTTAATACAAATCCCGAAATCAAAAATATTATCAAAATTGTAACAAACCAGATCAACATGTAATTGAAATTTTGCCCCAAAAGACCTAATATGACACCTAATTGAGCAGCACAAGGGATTGTTAAAGCCAAAAGGAACGTTGCAATATATCTTTCCCGCACAGTTTCCAGTGTTCTTGTAACTACAGTAGCCATAGTACCACAACCTAAGCCTAAAACCAATGGTATCACGGAACGACCAGATAAACCGATCTTTTTTAAAAAGTTATCAAGTACCATGGATAACCTGACTAAATACCCCGAATCCTCCAACATTGAAAACATTAAGAAAAAAGAGAATACAACTGGAAGAACTATGGCAACAGCATACCTTATACCAAGCGTAAAAATACCATATTCACCAGCAAAAAGATCAAAAAAAATACTTTCACCCAGGATAGTTTTAAAAAAATTATTGATATGTGGGTTTAAAATGGCTTCAAAAATATCTCCTTCTATAAAATCAACCAATACACCAGCTCCAAAACCTCCAACAAACTCATAAAAACCTAAATATAGAATCAATAAAACTCCTATTAAACCACCAATTGGGTGTAAAGTAATCTTATC
The window above is part of the Calditerrivibrio sp. genome. Proteins encoded here:
- the feoB gene encoding ferrous iron transport protein B, with translation MTGLKHYKVILIGNPNVGKSALFYRLSGKYVSVSNYPGTTVDIIRGKSKVGEHHEIEFIDTPGFYNLITITEEEKVTKKLILEESPDVILHVIDAKNIQRMLPLTLQLIEAGLPVILVLNMFDELSSRGIEINVPHLEHDLGIPVVATVATKGIGTENLVSRIVSVCEKRYNFQRITLEYTEDILEKITKLEELLTDNYKISKKMLSILLLQGDEDSVDMIKKEKNYDLISRILKTIDHNNFRIDYSKTIYDIATNIVNENITNKEFYGEGQFSRLIDKITLHPIGGLIGVLLILYLGFYEFVGGFGAGVLVDFIEGDIFEAILNPHINNFFKTILGESIFFDLFAGEYGIFTLGIRYAVAIVLPVVFSFFLMFSMLEDSGYLVRLSMVLDNFLKKIGLSGRSVIPLVLGLGCGTMATVVTRTLETVRERYIATFLLALTIPCAAQLGVILGLLGQNFNYMLIWFVTILIIFLISGFVLNKIVKGSPATFFMEIPPLRMPIIGNVFLKTFSRLKWYAFEVIPIFIYISALIWVGKVTKIFDLLTYLLSFPAKWAGLPEKMGEIFLYGFFRRDFGAAGLFDIQHMLTPVQTVVAVVILTLFVPCVAQFSVMIKERGFKDAILIFIFVIPFAFVTGIILNLILHFGGLQ